From Solidesulfovibrio carbinoliphilus subsp. oakridgensis, the proteins below share one genomic window:
- the hisS gene encoding histidine--tRNA ligase, whose protein sequence is MDKIQKIKGFADLFPPDSTVFAFIEQTARDVFSRYGYRELRVPVLERTELFSRSIGEETDVVQKEMYTFPDRKGRSLTLRPEATAGVMRALIEDKRAGEGLAKFFAYGPMFRYERPQKGRMRQFHQIDVEAVGSPEPLLDAEVLLMLDQYLRALGLSELTVELNSLGCRECRPVFLDVLREFLKGMHKEKLCDDCMRRKLTNPLRVLDCKVPQCKEFTADAPRITDHLCPDCAEHFAAVRRILDAAGLDYTLNPRLVRGLDYYVRTTFEIVSGNIGSQSSVAGGGRYDGLVASLGGADVPGVGFACGMERLALLIGGVTEAAPDFVLVVLDPAGLDRGLLLAQDLRRAGFAGEAPFAAKSVKSQMRAADKSGASFCLVLGADELAQGTVVVKNMRAGGQETVGQDLLPAFLRARLEEAQGE, encoded by the coding sequence ATGGACAAGATTCAAAAAATCAAAGGCTTTGCCGACCTTTTTCCGCCCGACTCCACGGTCTTCGCCTTTATCGAGCAGACCGCCCGCGACGTGTTTTCCCGCTACGGCTACCGGGAATTGCGTGTGCCCGTCCTTGAGCGCACAGAACTCTTCTCCCGTTCCATCGGCGAGGAGACGGACGTGGTGCAAAAGGAAATGTACACCTTCCCGGACCGCAAGGGCCGTTCCCTGACGCTGCGGCCCGAGGCCACGGCCGGGGTCATGCGGGCCTTGATCGAGGACAAACGGGCCGGCGAGGGCCTGGCCAAGTTTTTCGCCTACGGCCCCATGTTCCGCTACGAACGGCCCCAAAAGGGCCGGATGCGCCAGTTCCACCAGATCGACGTGGAGGCCGTCGGCTCCCCGGAGCCGCTTCTCGACGCCGAGGTCCTGCTCATGCTCGACCAGTATCTGCGGGCCCTGGGCCTCTCCGAACTGACCGTGGAGCTCAATTCCCTGGGTTGTCGGGAATGCCGGCCGGTCTTTCTGGACGTCCTGCGCGAGTTTTTAAAGGGCATGCACAAGGAAAAGCTCTGCGACGACTGCATGCGCCGGAAACTCACCAATCCGCTGCGGGTCCTGGATTGCAAGGTGCCCCAGTGCAAGGAGTTCACGGCCGACGCGCCGCGGATCACCGACCACCTCTGCCCGGACTGCGCCGAACATTTCGCGGCCGTGCGCCGCATCCTCGACGCCGCCGGCCTCGACTACACGCTCAATCCCCGGCTGGTGCGCGGGCTCGATTATTACGTGCGCACCACCTTCGAGATCGTCTCCGGCAACATCGGCTCCCAGTCGTCGGTTGCCGGCGGCGGCCGCTACGACGGGCTGGTTGCGTCCCTTGGCGGGGCGGACGTGCCGGGCGTCGGCTTTGCCTGCGGCATGGAGCGCCTGGCCCTGCTGATTGGCGGTGTGACCGAGGCGGCTCCGGATTTCGTCCTGGTCGTGCTCGATCCGGCCGGCCTGGACCGTGGCCTGCTCCTGGCCCAGGACCTGCGCCGGGCCGGATTTGCCGGCGAGGCCCCGTTCGCCGCCAAGAGTGTCAAAAGCCAGATGCGGGCCGCGGACAAGTCCGGGGCCAGCTTCTGTCTGGTCCTCGGCGCCGACGAGCTGGCCCAAGGCACGGTGGTGGTGAAAAACATGCGGGCCGGCGGCCAGGAAACCGTCGGGCAGGACCTGCTCCCCGCCTTCCTGCGCGCCCGCCTGGAAGAGGCCCAGGGAGAGTAA
- a CDS encoding class I SAM-dependent methyltransferase → MWDKETARRYDAWFQTPPGEFALKREIRLLERMTAGWPRRGQRLLEVGCGTGIFLDVLHSAGFEVTGLDASPAMLEAARARMAGRADLHLGDASHLPFDDNEFDFCVLFTVLEFCRDPGLVLREAGRVARKAVLIGFLNRFSCYGLSMRLFPGRGKGPLRTARWFTPWGMGRLARESLGRPPIRMRSVLPGPKATWRESPPWRHLNAPILSLPLGAFCACSVSLTGEAVMTPLPAFKAKACLGCGSAF, encoded by the coding sequence ATGTGGGACAAGGAAACGGCCAGGCGGTACGACGCCTGGTTCCAGACGCCGCCGGGCGAGTTCGCCCTGAAGCGGGAAATCCGGCTGCTCGAGCGCATGACGGCCGGCTGGCCGCGCCGTGGCCAGCGGCTGCTTGAAGTCGGCTGCGGCACGGGCATTTTCCTGGACGTGCTGCACAGCGCCGGCTTCGAGGTGACCGGGCTCGACGCCTCGCCGGCCATGCTGGAGGCGGCGCGGGCGCGGATGGCCGGCCGGGCCGACCTGCACCTGGGCGACGCCTCGCACCTGCCCTTTGACGACAACGAGTTTGATTTCTGCGTGCTTTTTACGGTCCTGGAATTCTGCCGCGACCCGGGGCTGGTCCTGCGCGAGGCTGGCCGGGTGGCCAGGAAGGCCGTTTTGATCGGCTTTCTGAACCGTTTTTCCTGCTACGGCCTGTCCATGCGGCTTTTTCCGGGCCGGGGCAAAGGCCCCTTGCGCACGGCCCGGTGGTTCACGCCCTGGGGGATGGGCCGGCTGGCCCGGGAGAGCCTGGGGCGGCCGCCGATCCGGATGCGTTCGGTCCTCCCGGGTCCCAAGGCGACGTGGCGCGAGTCCCCGCCGTGGCGGCACCTGAACGCTCCGATCCTGTCCCTGCCGCTAGGCGCCTTTTGCGCCTGTTCGGTCAGCCTGACCGGCGAGGCGGTGATGACGCCCCTGCCCGCGTTCAAGGCCAAGGCCTGTCTGGGGTGCGGCAGCGCCTTTTGA
- the ilvD gene encoding dihydroxy-acid dehydratase translates to MRSSIFKKGLEKAPHRSLLYALGLTKEEMERPLVGIVNSANEVVPGHIHLNTIAEAAKAGVRLAGGTPMAFPSIGVCDGLAMNHAGMHFSLVSREIIADSIEIMAMAHPFDALVMIPNCDKVVPGMLMAMLRLNIPSIIVSGGPMLAGTTSEGSCDLIDVFEAVGKFKRGTIDAEGLEELEQNACPGCGSCSGMFTANSMNCLSESVGLGLPGNGTIPAVTAKRVRLAKTAGMRVMDLLAKNIRPRDIVTEKSIENAVTMDMALGCSTNTVLHLPAVFAEAGLPLTLDIFDRISRNTPNLCKLSPAGHHYLDDLERAGGIPAVMSALAERGLIHLDVLTATGKTVGENLSDLKARVKNFDVIRAREPYAGEGGIAILRGSLAPDGAVVKQSAVKPAMMRHTGPARVFDDEESANAAILGGTVQAGDVVVIRYEGPRGGPGMREMLSPTSNIMGMGLGESVALITDGRFSGGTRGAAIGHVSPEAASDGPIALVREGDTIEIDIPARKLNLLVDAAELDTRRASLVHPQKEITSPLLRRYAAQVTSAAQGAVYKDPQGL, encoded by the coding sequence ATGCGCAGCTCGATTTTCAAGAAAGGTCTGGAAAAAGCCCCCCACCGCTCCCTGCTCTACGCCCTGGGCCTCACCAAGGAAGAGATGGAGCGGCCGCTGGTCGGCATCGTCAACTCGGCCAACGAGGTCGTGCCCGGCCACATCCACCTCAATACCATCGCCGAGGCGGCCAAGGCCGGCGTGCGCCTGGCCGGCGGCACGCCCATGGCCTTTCCGTCCATCGGCGTCTGCGACGGCCTGGCCATGAACCATGCGGGCATGCATTTTTCCTTGGTAAGCCGCGAAATCATTGCTGACTCCATTGAAATCATGGCCATGGCCCATCCCTTCGACGCCCTGGTCATGATCCCCAACTGCGATAAGGTCGTGCCCGGGATGCTGATGGCCATGCTGCGCCTCAACATCCCGTCGATCATCGTAAGCGGCGGCCCGATGCTGGCCGGCACCACCTCCGAAGGGTCCTGCGACCTGATCGACGTGTTCGAGGCGGTCGGCAAGTTCAAGCGCGGCACCATCGACGCCGAAGGCCTGGAAGAGCTCGAGCAGAACGCCTGCCCGGGCTGCGGCTCGTGCTCGGGCATGTTCACGGCCAATTCCATGAACTGCCTGTCCGAATCGGTGGGCCTTGGCCTGCCCGGCAACGGCACCATCCCGGCCGTCACCGCCAAGCGCGTCCGGCTGGCCAAGACCGCCGGCATGCGGGTCATGGACCTCTTGGCCAAAAACATCCGGCCCCGGGACATCGTGACGGAAAAAAGCATCGAGAACGCCGTGACCATGGACATGGCCCTTGGCTGCTCGACCAACACGGTGCTCCACCTGCCGGCCGTTTTCGCCGAGGCCGGCCTGCCGCTGACCCTCGACATCTTCGACCGCATCTCGCGCAACACCCCGAATCTGTGCAAGCTCTCCCCGGCCGGCCACCACTACCTCGACGACCTCGAACGGGCCGGCGGCATCCCGGCCGTCATGAGCGCCCTGGCCGAACGCGGCCTCATCCACCTGGACGTCCTGACCGCCACCGGCAAGACGGTCGGCGAGAACCTCTCCGACCTCAAGGCCCGGGTCAAAAACTTCGACGTCATCCGGGCCAGGGAGCCTTATGCGGGCGAAGGCGGCATCGCCATCCTGCGCGGCTCGCTGGCCCCAGACGGGGCCGTGGTCAAGCAGTCGGCCGTCAAGCCGGCCATGATGCGCCACACCGGCCCGGCCCGGGTCTTTGACGACGAAGAGTCGGCCAACGCCGCCATTCTCGGCGGCACGGTCCAGGCCGGCGACGTGGTGGTCATCCGCTACGAAGGCCCGCGCGGCGGGCCCGGCATGCGCGAGATGCTCTCCCCCACCTCCAACATCATGGGCATGGGCCTTGGCGAATCCGTGGCCCTTATCACCGACGGCCGGTTCAGCGGCGGCACCCGCGGCGCGGCCATCGGCCACGTCTCGCCCGAAGCCGCTTCCGACGGACCCATTGCCCTGGTCCGGGAAGGCGACACCATCGAAATCGACATCCCGGCCCGAAAGCTCAACCTGCTCGTGGACGCGGCCGAGCTCGACACGCGCCGGGCCAGCCTCGTGCACCCCCAAAAGGAGATCACCTCCCCGCTCCTGCGCCGCTACGCCGCCCAGGTCACCTCGGCCGCCCAGGGCGCCGTATACAAGGACCCCCAAGGCCTGTAA
- a CDS encoding glycosyltransferase produces MRIVNLHNTAFVATFRKRGHDVLSIGTTPDCDVRLDEPLSCKRLLDLLAAKGFRPDLAFWCDGCQTPWIFGLETLPAVTIGFSIDQYMHPWHVPYSAAFDAFFVAQKDYLPLFAETPTGRPAVWMPLFCDPGRDRDPGVARDIPVSFVGTLDGAVNAGRRPFLAAFRKLAPLYATTGRYQPVFGRSRIVLNQSAAGELNFRLFEAMACGAAVLTEATGNGLAELFTPGRDILTYRRGDPAQAAATALAALADPGLPTLAAAGRRAVLSGHTVTARARLVLDTAVARAAAGAPGERLARLPAVRAAVAKAYAMLATDERLPLAEGERRFFLGMAR; encoded by the coding sequence ATGCGCATCGTCAACCTGCACAACACGGCCTTTGTCGCCACCTTCCGCAAGCGCGGCCACGACGTCCTGTCCATCGGCACCACGCCGGACTGCGACGTGCGGCTCGATGAGCCGCTTTCCTGCAAACGGCTGCTCGATCTCCTGGCGGCCAAGGGCTTCCGCCCGGATCTGGCCTTCTGGTGCGACGGCTGCCAGACGCCCTGGATCTTCGGCCTGGAGACGCTGCCCGCCGTGACCATCGGCTTTTCCATCGACCAGTACATGCACCCCTGGCACGTGCCGTACAGTGCGGCCTTTGACGCCTTTTTCGTGGCCCAGAAGGACTACCTGCCGCTTTTCGCGGAGACGCCGACCGGCCGGCCGGCCGTGTGGATGCCGCTTTTCTGCGATCCCGGCCGCGACCGCGACCCGGGCGTGGCCCGCGACATCCCGGTCTCCTTCGTCGGCACCCTGGACGGAGCGGTCAACGCCGGCCGGCGGCCGTTTCTGGCGGCCTTTCGCAAGCTGGCCCCGCTTTACGCCACCACCGGCCGCTACCAGCCCGTCTTCGGCCGCAGCCGCATCGTGCTGAACCAGTCCGCGGCCGGGGAGCTCAACTTCCGGCTGTTCGAGGCCATGGCCTGCGGCGCGGCCGTCCTGACCGAGGCCACCGGCAACGGCCTGGCCGAGCTTTTCACCCCCGGCCGGGACATCCTGACCTACCGGCGCGGCGACCCGGCCCAGGCGGCGGCAACCGCCCTGGCCGCCCTGGCCGACCCCGGCCTGCCCACACTGGCGGCCGCCGGCCGGCGCGCGGTCCTCTCCGGCCACACCGTCACGGCCAGGGCCCGGCTCGTCCTCGACACGGCCGTGGCCCGGGCGGCCGCCGGCGCGCCCGGGGAGCGGCTGGCCCGGTTGCCGGCCGTGCGGGCCGCAGTGGCCAAGGCCTACGCCATGCTGGCCACGGACGAGCGCCTGCCCCTGGCCGAGGGGGAGCGGCGTTTTTTTCTCGGCATGGCCAGATAG
- a CDS encoding IMP cyclohydrolase, translated as MDFLPIKRALLSVTDKSGLPELARFLVAAGVELVSTGGTRKLLEASGLPVTSVSDVTGFPEILGGRVKTLHPFVHGGILADKDNPEHLSTLATHNIAPFDMVVVNLYAFGKALEKKLPLPEMVEQIDIGGPTLLRASAKNFSSILVVPDPAFYPEIMDALAQNDMRAPLPLRQKTAAATFRQTSTYDDAIATYLANA; from the coding sequence ATGGATTTCCTGCCCATCAAACGGGCGCTTCTAAGCGTCACGGACAAGTCCGGCCTGCCCGAGCTGGCCCGGTTCCTTGTCGCCGCCGGCGTCGAACTCGTCTCCACCGGCGGCACCCGAAAGCTCCTGGAGGCCTCCGGCCTGCCCGTGACCTCCGTCAGCGACGTGACGGGTTTCCCCGAGATCCTCGGCGGCCGCGTCAAAACCCTGCACCCCTTCGTCCACGGCGGCATCCTGGCCGACAAGGACAACCCCGAACATCTCTCCACCCTGGCCACCCACAACATCGCGCCCTTCGACATGGTGGTGGTCAACCTCTACGCCTTCGGCAAGGCGCTGGAGAAAAAACTGCCCCTGCCCGAAATGGTCGAGCAGATCGACATCGGCGGCCCGACCTTGCTGCGGGCCTCGGCCAAGAACTTCTCGAGCATCCTGGTGGTGCCGGATCCGGCCTTCTACCCCGAGATCATGGACGCCCTGGCCCAGAACGACATGCGGGCCCCGCTGCCCCTGCGCCAGAAAACCGCCGCCGCCACCTTCCGCCAGACCAGCACCTACGACGACGCCATCGCCACCTATCTGGCCAACGCGTAA
- a CDS encoding tetratricopeptide repeat protein, producing the protein MSGQLDYEINKELGECYLFMGDLDKAEEYYGKAMSNNGVHADPYLGLATIAVQRGELEQAMTLYRKASTIEADDRSLSGMALIEMERGDAAEAFTHFKGALAKNPENLVALFGLVRLAHAEERIGEVLDYLRDYLSVDPAKHEVRFTLAGCLVSLGRHAEAGCELDAILVQDPANDAARELAEELKRIAA; encoded by the coding sequence ATGAGTGGGCAGCTGGATTATGAAATCAACAAGGAACTCGGCGAATGCTATCTGTTCATGGGCGACCTGGACAAGGCCGAGGAGTACTACGGCAAGGCCATGAGCAACAACGGCGTCCATGCCGACCCCTACCTGGGGCTGGCCACCATCGCCGTGCAGCGCGGCGAGCTGGAGCAGGCCATGACCCTGTACCGCAAGGCGTCCACCATCGAGGCCGATGACCGGTCCCTGTCCGGCATGGCGCTCATTGAAATGGAGCGCGGCGACGCGGCCGAGGCCTTCACCCATTTCAAGGGCGCGCTGGCCAAGAACCCCGAGAACCTGGTGGCCCTGTTCGGCCTGGTCCGCCTGGCCCACGCCGAGGAGCGGATCGGAGAGGTCCTCGACTACCTGCGGGACTACCTGTCCGTGGACCCGGCCAAGCACGAGGTCCGCTTCACCCTGGCCGGCTGCCTGGTCAGCCTCGGCCGCCACGCCGAGGCCGGCTGCGAACTGGACGCCATCCTGGTCCAGGATCCGGCAAACGACGCCGCCCGGGAACTGGCCGAGGAACTCAAGCGTATCGCCGCCTAG
- the flgB gene encoding flagellar basal body rod protein FlgB, whose translation MKTIFSDNLGLLGKVMDLRLERQNVVMSNLANQDVPSYKAHRLEFEKELQSALNTDGDRKMTRTGSGHLPSTFRAGGFSGTMEMGWKPQVVAGLDSVDMEKEMSIMAKNTLMYNALTDITKKDFEGLQRVITDGGK comes from the coding sequence ATGAAAACAATATTTTCGGATAATCTGGGGCTGCTTGGCAAGGTCATGGACCTGCGCCTGGAGCGTCAGAATGTCGTCATGTCCAACCTGGCCAACCAGGATGTGCCCTCCTACAAGGCCCACCGGCTGGAGTTCGAAAAGGAACTCCAGTCCGCGCTCAATACCGACGGCGACCGAAAGATGACGCGCACCGGTTCCGGCCACCTGCCCTCGACCTTCCGGGCGGGCGGCTTCAGCGGAACCATGGAGATGGGCTGGAAGCCGCAGGTGGTGGCCGGCCTCGACAGCGTGGACATGGAAAAGGAAATGTCGATCATGGCGAAAAATACGCTCATGTACAACGCCCTGACCGATATCACCAAGAAGGACTTCGAAGGCCTGCAACGGGTCATCACGGACGGAGGCAAGTAG
- the flgC gene encoding flagellar basal body rod protein FlgC, whose protein sequence is MDLFTALDIGSSGMSAQRTLMNTISMNLANIKTTRTVNGAGPYVRKSVMLESTPVDAPFSKAMQSAQDRDLAGVKVTGLVNDNRPFRMQYEPGHPDANADGYVAYPDINVVEEMANMITAMRSYEASSSSIGTVKNMFTKALDIGR, encoded by the coding sequence ATGGACCTCTTTACCGCACTCGATATCGGCTCATCGGGCATGTCCGCCCAGCGGACGCTCATGAACACCATTTCCATGAACCTGGCCAACATCAAGACCACGCGCACGGTCAATGGCGCCGGCCCCTACGTGCGCAAGTCCGTGATGCTCGAATCCACCCCCGTGGACGCGCCCTTTTCCAAGGCCATGCAGTCCGCCCAGGACCGCGACCTGGCCGGGGTCAAGGTGACGGGCCTGGTCAACGACAACCGGCCGTTTCGCATGCAGTACGAACCCGGCCACCCCGACGCCAACGCCGACGGCTACGTGGCCTACCCCGACATCAACGTGGTCGAGGAAATGGCCAACATGATCACGGCCATGCGCAGCTACGAAGCCTCGAGTTCGTCCATCGGCACGGTCAAGAACATGTTCACCAAAGCCCTGGATATCGGGCGGTAA